One genomic segment of Halanaerobiales bacterium includes these proteins:
- a CDS encoding sodium-dependent transporter has product MENRDQFTSRLGMILATIGSAAGVGNIWRFPYIAGENGGGIFVLFYLLIIIIIGWPLLTLEISLGTSTKKNPVGAYKKLSPDKPWFLNGYLNVIAGIFIVSYTLPVYGWILKYAYEILMGTFVNMAPGEVANYFNNFMGNKWQVLFWVILNILLILFVVRKKLQDGVEKIAKILLPVLAVMFIVLIIRAVTLEGAMEGLSFYLKPDFAKFSWSSVFVAIGQAFFSLGLVMGAALVFGSYLKNEDKKLVPTSGFIVLADSLVAIMAGLVIFPSVSAFGLEPASGPALTFITMPNVFNNMPAGILWGFIFYVAFYIAAFTSAVAVWEGVIAFIKDEFGFARKKAVWTTLGLVAIVGLPSVFSMKFFNMIDYLENNFVLIFGGFFMTIFVGWVWGTDNFAKEANIKSKSLSVLWKILIKYIIPLIIIAIFLNSVIF; this is encoded by the coding sequence ATGGAAAATCGAGATCAGTTTACCTCTAGGTTAGGAATGATTTTAGCCACAATTGGTTCTGCTGCTGGGGTGGGTAATATCTGGAGATTTCCCTATATAGCAGGAGAAAATGGTGGTGGAATTTTTGTTCTATTTTATTTACTTATAATAATTATTATTGGTTGGCCTTTGTTAACTTTAGAAATTTCTTTAGGTACTTCCACTAAGAAAAATCCAGTAGGTGCTTATAAAAAATTATCTCCAGATAAGCCCTGGTTTCTTAATGGATATTTAAATGTTATTGCTGGAATATTTATTGTAAGTTATACTTTGCCAGTTTATGGTTGGATTTTAAAGTATGCTTATGAAATATTAATGGGCACATTTGTGAATATGGCGCCTGGTGAAGTAGCTAATTATTTTAATAATTTTATGGGTAATAAATGGCAGGTGTTATTTTGGGTAATATTAAATATTTTATTAATATTATTTGTAGTTAGAAAAAAATTACAGGATGGTGTAGAAAAAATTGCCAAGATACTACTTCCTGTATTGGCTGTAATGTTTATAGTTTTGATAATTAGAGCAGTAACTTTAGAAGGAGCTATGGAAGGTCTTTCTTTTTATCTTAAACCTGATTTTGCAAAATTTAGCTGGAGTTCTGTTTTTGTAGCAATTGGTCAGGCGTTTTTCTCTCTTGGTCTGGTAATGGGAGCAGCTTTAGTATTTGGTAGTTATTTAAAAAATGAAGATAAAAAATTGGTACCTACCAGTGGTTTTATTGTTCTGGCTGATTCATTAGTAGCTATAATGGCTGGTTTAGTAATTTTCCCAAGTGTTTCTGCCTTCGGGTTGGAACCTGCTTCAGGACCGGCTTTAACTTTTATAACAATGCCTAATGTTTTCAATAATATGCCTGCTGGAATTCTCTGGGGATTTATATTTTATGTTGCTTTCTATATTGCAGCATTTACCTCAGCTGTAGCTGTTTGGGAAGGAGTTATAGCCTTTATTAAAGATGAATTTGGTTTTGCAAGAAAAAAAGCAGTTTGGACCACTCTTGGACTTGTAGCTATTGTTGGTCTGCCTTCAGTATTTTCAATGAAATTCTTTAATATGATTGATTATTTAGAAAATAACTTTGTTTTAATTTTTGGTGGATTTTTTATGACAATTTTTGTTGGTTGGGTCTGGGGTACAGATAATTTTGCCAAGGAAGCTAATATTAAGTCTAAAAGTCTTAGCGTATTATGGAAAATTTTAATTAAATATATAATTCCTCTTATCATAATTGCTATCTTTTTAAATAGTGTTATATTTTAA
- a CDS encoding thioredoxin family protein, with translation MEIKIYGTGCKNCVKLAENAKEAIKELGIEAEVIKVEDMKNIVEAGVMSTPGLGIDGEIKVKGRVPDVEEIKELIS, from the coding sequence ATGGAAATTAAGATCTATGGAACAGGCTGTAAAAACTGCGTGAAACTGGCTGAAAATGCCAAAGAGGCTATTAAAGAATTAGGAATTGAGGCAGAAGTTATTAAGGTAGAAGACATGAAAAATATTGTTGAAGCAGGTGTAATGTCTACCCCAGGACTTGGTATTGATGGTGAAATTAAAGTTAAAGGAAGAGTTCCTGATGTTGAGGAAATAAAAGAATTAATTTCTTAA
- a CDS encoding permease — MIEWFADILVYNWIGLDSATRLGDSVHFFFYDTIKILILLSIMIFFISIIRSFFPPEKTKKLLSHRKKFFGNIFASILGVVTPFCSCSSVPIFIGFVESGVPLGITFSFLITSPIVNEVALVMLYSLFGWKIGTLYLISGIIVGVVGGIVIGAMNMEKYVEEYVYEIEAGESEVEKLSWSDRVDFAKSQVKDIVGRVWKYVIIGIGLGALIHGYAPAEVLAEYAGKGNPLAVIVAVGVGIPLYSNAVGTIPIAQALLGKGVALGTALSFMMSTTALSLPAMIILRKVIKPKLITLFVSVVGISIIAVGYMFNFVM, encoded by the coding sequence ATGATAGAATGGTTTGCAGATATATTAGTATATAATTGGATAGGCCTGGATTCAGCTACCAGACTTGGTGATTCAGTTCATTTTTTCTTTTATGATACGATAAAGATCTTAATTCTTTTGAGTATAATGATTTTCTTTATTTCAATCATTAGAAGTTTTTTTCCTCCTGAAAAAACCAAAAAATTATTGAGTCATCGCAAAAAGTTTTTTGGTAATATTTTTGCTTCAATTTTAGGAGTTGTAACACCTTTTTGTTCCTGTTCTTCAGTACCTATTTTTATAGGATTTGTAGAATCTGGAGTACCTTTGGGTATAACTTTTTCTTTTCTTATTACCTCACCAATAGTTAATGAAGTAGCTCTGGTTATGCTTTATTCATTATTTGGCTGGAAAATAGGAACATTATATTTGATAAGTGGAATTATAGTTGGAGTTGTAGGTGGAATAGTAATTGGAGCTATGAATATGGAAAAATACGTAGAAGAATATGTTTATGAAATTGAAGCAGGAGAAAGTGAAGTAGAAAAATTGAGTTGGTCAGATCGAGTAGATTTTGCTAAATCACAGGTAAAAGATATAGTAGGTAGAGTCTGGAAATATGTAATTATAGGTATAGGATTAGGAGCGTTAATTCATGGTTATGCACCTGCAGAAGTACTGGCAGAATATGCTGGAAAAGGAAATCCGCTGGCAGTAATTGTTGCCGTGGGAGTAGGTATTCCTCTTTATTCTAATGCTGTTGGAACTATCCCTATTGCCCAGGCGCTTTTAGGAAAAGGAGTAGCATTAGGGACTGCTCTTAGCTTTATGATGTCAACAACTGCTCTTTCTTTACCGGCTATGATTATTCTTAGAAAGGTTATAAAACCTAAATTAATTACTTTATTTGTAAGTGTTGTTGGTATTTCAATAATTGCTGTTGGTTATATGTTTAATTTTGTAATGTAA
- a CDS encoding metalloregulator ArsR/SmtB family transcription factor, which yields MDKILSFLKCIGDKTRLKMLKLLLEDEFCVCQLTAILDKSQSSVSQHLRYFKELELVKEKKDSKWTYYSINRKKYDEYLAKIFTLSGKTFSELNLDKMEERYEIVKSEKPCETRQKIK from the coding sequence ATGGATAAGATATTATCTTTTTTAAAATGTATTGGAGATAAAACAAGACTTAAAATGTTAAAATTACTTTTAGAAGATGAATTTTGTGTCTGTCAGCTAACAGCCATCTTAGATAAATCACAATCAAGCGTTTCCCAACATTTACGATATTTTAAAGAATTGGAATTAGTTAAAGAAAAAAAAGATAGTAAATGGACTTATTATTCAATTAATAGAAAAAAATATGATGAATATTTAGCTAAAATTTTTACACTATCAGGAAAAACCTTTTCAGAATTAAATTTGGATAAAATGGAAGAAAGATATGAAATAGTAAAATCAGAAAAGCCATGTGAAACAAGACAGAAAATAAAATGA